In one Microbulbifer pacificus genomic region, the following are encoded:
- a CDS encoding AAA family ATPase, translating to MSAREQIAALEQGVGRAIVGQQDVIRRLIIGLLANGNLLVEGLPGLAKTRAIKALAKNLEADFNRIQFTPDLLPADVTGTDMLYRDDTSPSKGSEFRFHPGPIFANIVLADEINRAPAKVQSALLEAMEERQVTVAGKTHKMPPLFMVMATQNPIEQEGTYPLPEAQMDRFLMHVLITYPPVEDEVQVIELVRSEEMAAAGTADTEALATEPRQPADVIPQQAVFDARREIAAIHVSDAMARYMADLIDASRYPANLSEELARWIEIGASPRGSIALDKAGRTNAWLEGRDYVDPQDIHAVIHDCLRHRLGLSFEAQGEGVSADRVIDELLKLVALP from the coding sequence ATGTCGGCACGGGAACAGATTGCAGCACTGGAACAAGGCGTGGGGCGTGCAATCGTCGGCCAACAGGATGTAATCCGGCGTCTGATCATCGGCCTGCTGGCCAACGGCAACCTGCTGGTGGAAGGGCTGCCAGGTCTCGCCAAGACCCGCGCCATCAAGGCGCTGGCAAAAAACCTGGAGGCGGATTTCAACCGTATCCAGTTCACCCCGGACCTGTTACCGGCGGACGTCACCGGCACCGATATGTTGTACCGGGACGACACTTCCCCCAGTAAGGGTTCTGAATTCCGTTTCCACCCCGGGCCGATTTTCGCCAACATAGTACTCGCGGATGAAATCAACCGCGCGCCCGCCAAGGTCCAGTCCGCATTACTGGAGGCGATGGAAGAGCGGCAGGTCACGGTTGCCGGCAAGACCCACAAGATGCCACCGCTGTTTATGGTGATGGCCACCCAGAACCCCATCGAACAGGAAGGTACCTATCCGCTGCCGGAGGCGCAGATGGATCGCTTTCTTATGCACGTATTGATCACCTACCCGCCGGTAGAGGACGAAGTGCAGGTGATCGAACTGGTGCGGAGCGAGGAAATGGCCGCGGCCGGCACCGCCGATACAGAAGCTCTCGCAACAGAACCGCGGCAACCGGCCGACGTGATTCCACAGCAGGCCGTGTTCGATGCGCGCCGTGAAATCGCCGCCATTCACGTCTCCGATGCCATGGCGCGCTACATGGCCGACCTGATCGACGCCAGCCGCTATCCCGCCAACCTGTCCGAGGAACTCGCGCGCTGGATCGAGATTGGCGCCAGCCCGCGGGGCTCCATTGCCCTGGACAAGGCCGGGCGCACCAACGCCTGGCTGGAGGGGCGCGATTATGTGGATCCGCAGGATATCCATGCGGTCATCCATGACTGTCTGCGCCACCGGCTGGGGCTCAGTTTTGAGGCACAGGGCGAAGGGGTCAGCGCCGATCGGGTGATCGACGAATTGCTGAAACTCGTCGCCCTGCCCTGA
- a CDS encoding DUF58 domain-containing protein, with protein sequence MKPTTTDPRIHVDLAHLQALEGPAQTLNLLPRQPARSVLAGRHTSRLRGRGLNFEELREYWPTDDVRAIDWKVTARTGEPHVRVYTEERDRPALIVVDQRMSMFFGTRHAMKSVTAAEAAALAAFAILHQDDRVGGILVRDDGLYAQRPQRNRRALIRFLTELAHANGALHADAPPAAPTSLDTVLQAVANLARRDHLILLISDFDVIGPASDRVLAGLARHNDVILMPVADPSSESMPRGFVSAISDGDRQATLDTSDRGIHDALDRFNRERRVAIERWQRRYGLPLAPLSAAEETLPQLRRLLGLVPPVKGTVHGPG encoded by the coding sequence GTGAAGCCGACAACCACGGACCCACGCATTCATGTAGACCTAGCCCATCTGCAGGCACTGGAAGGCCCCGCACAAACCCTGAACCTGCTGCCGCGCCAGCCCGCCCGCAGCGTCTTGGCCGGGCGCCACACGTCACGCCTGCGCGGGCGGGGGCTCAACTTTGAGGAGTTGCGCGAGTATTGGCCCACAGACGACGTGCGTGCGATCGACTGGAAAGTAACGGCGCGCACCGGTGAACCCCATGTGCGGGTGTACACCGAAGAGCGCGATCGCCCCGCGCTGATCGTGGTGGACCAGCGTATGTCCATGTTCTTCGGTACGCGACACGCAATGAAATCCGTCACCGCGGCCGAGGCTGCGGCACTCGCCGCGTTTGCAATACTGCATCAGGACGACCGCGTCGGCGGAATTTTGGTGCGAGATGATGGTCTATACGCCCAGCGTCCACAGCGCAATCGCCGCGCCCTCATCCGCTTTCTCACGGAACTCGCCCACGCCAACGGCGCACTGCACGCCGACGCGCCACCCGCAGCCCCCACCTCACTCGACACCGTTTTACAGGCGGTGGCCAACCTCGCCCGTCGCGACCATTTGATCCTGCTGATCAGCGACTTCGATGTGATCGGTCCCGCGAGCGATCGCGTGCTCGCCGGTCTCGCACGCCACAACGATGTGATCCTGATGCCCGTTGCCGATCCCAGTAGCGAGAGCATGCCGAGGGGATTTGTCAGCGCTATATCCGACGGCGACCGGCAGGCAACGCTGGATACCAGTGACCGCGGCATCCACGATGCGCTCGACCGCTTCAACCGCGAACGCCGAGTTGCCATTGAGCGCTGGCAGCGCCGCTACGGGCTACCACTGGCACCACTCTCCGCTGCGGAAGAAACGCTGCCACAGCTGCGCCGGCTGCTGGGGCTGGTGCCACCGGTGAAGGGGACGGTTCATGGCCCAGGTTGA
- a CDS encoding multiheme c-type cytochrome — MRISSLALLVAFLLCACDKNLERNTVPETGSDTAPGNRTVLVERAATTRKTTHEQSKGHGGEVPGEDGHPEYVGALQCAGCHQQQYESWRGSHHDFSMKTPGPDTVVGNFDNATFDYFGTESTFYQRDGKYFVRTDGPEGKLQEFPIAYTFGVYPLQQYLIAFPGGRLQVLSLSWDSRPKEEGGQRWFHLYPDEEIKAGDPLHWTGINQNWNFQCADCHSTNLHKNYHQASQTFATQWSEINVGCESCHGPGAPHVTWAGLSEAARKAEPGRGLDISYAERLNARWEMNAERGIAHLAVGSRAQTQKEISVCAQCHSRRGTQFPGVRPQDEFLDYFHPALLSENLYHADGQIDDEVYVWGSFLQSKMHGAGVTCSNCHNPHSLKTRTEGNGLCAQCHLPSKFDTAEHHLHPVGSDGAQCVNCHMPAKTYMQVDARRDHSFRVPRPDLSEKVGSPNACIGCHTEKSNQWAADILKKKFGAPDPHYGEVIYAARIGAPGADQALQTLAMDKTQPDIVRATAVSLLPRYLSRQSAQLLQIIAQGDNALMHLGLAQALDQVPQQVRPALAIPLLYEDERVTASLAANAIAGAPMDAYPEEVGRRFHTALADYEISAAFNGDRPESLVNLAGLRGREGDRVAAEALLEEAIQLAPYYVPAVINLADLYRSSGREKESEILLRNALEGAVDKAPLQHALGLSLVRQQRLPDALGFLREAADSQNAPPRYAYVYGVALHSMGEPDAAIAYQKAALKRFPGNPEVLQLLISLNREQGNTEDAQYYEKQLRGEH; from the coding sequence ATGCGGATCTCTTCCCTGGCGCTGCTGGTCGCGTTCTTACTGTGTGCCTGCGATAAGAATCTGGAGCGGAATACCGTCCCGGAGACTGGTTCTGATACTGCCCCCGGGAACCGGACCGTGCTTGTTGAGCGGGCTGCGACGACGCGAAAAACAACGCATGAACAAAGTAAAGGCCACGGTGGGGAGGTACCGGGAGAGGATGGCCACCCCGAGTATGTGGGCGCTTTGCAATGCGCGGGATGTCATCAGCAGCAATACGAATCCTGGCGGGGTTCTCATCACGATTTCTCCATGAAGACGCCGGGCCCGGACACCGTCGTGGGCAATTTCGACAATGCGACCTTCGATTACTTCGGCACCGAATCCACGTTTTACCAGCGCGACGGCAAGTACTTCGTGCGCACCGATGGACCCGAGGGCAAGCTACAGGAATTTCCCATTGCCTATACCTTCGGCGTTTACCCGCTGCAGCAGTACCTGATCGCATTCCCCGGAGGCCGCCTGCAGGTGCTGAGCCTCTCATGGGACTCCCGGCCGAAAGAAGAGGGCGGCCAGCGCTGGTTTCACCTCTACCCGGATGAAGAGATCAAAGCCGGAGACCCATTGCACTGGACTGGTATCAACCAGAACTGGAACTTTCAGTGCGCCGACTGCCACTCCACCAATCTGCATAAGAATTACCATCAGGCGTCACAGACGTTTGCCACCCAGTGGTCGGAAATCAACGTGGGCTGTGAATCCTGCCACGGCCCCGGTGCGCCGCACGTGACATGGGCGGGTTTGAGTGAGGCGGCGCGCAAGGCCGAGCCTGGCAGGGGGCTGGATATTTCCTATGCCGAGCGCTTGAATGCGCGCTGGGAAATGAATGCCGAGCGCGGCATTGCGCATCTTGCTGTTGGTTCCCGCGCGCAGACCCAGAAAGAAATCTCCGTCTGTGCCCAGTGTCATTCCCGCCGCGGTACCCAGTTTCCGGGCGTCCGGCCGCAAGATGAATTTCTCGATTACTTTCACCCAGCCCTGTTGAGTGAAAATCTGTACCACGCGGATGGGCAGATTGACGATGAAGTGTACGTGTGGGGCTCATTCCTGCAGAGCAAGATGCACGGCGCCGGCGTCACCTGCAGTAACTGCCACAATCCCCACAGTTTGAAAACGCGCACGGAGGGCAACGGGCTATGTGCCCAGTGTCACCTGCCGTCGAAATTCGATACCGCCGAGCACCATTTGCACCCCGTGGGCAGTGACGGCGCCCAGTGTGTCAATTGCCACATGCCCGCAAAAACCTATATGCAGGTGGATGCACGCCGGGATCACAGCTTCCGCGTGCCGCGCCCCGACCTGTCGGAAAAAGTCGGCTCGCCCAATGCCTGTATCGGCTGCCATACGGAGAAATCCAATCAATGGGCCGCGGATATCCTCAAGAAAAAATTCGGCGCCCCTGACCCTCATTACGGCGAGGTGATCTACGCGGCGCGTATCGGTGCACCGGGTGCCGACCAGGCGTTGCAGACGCTGGCCATGGATAAAACCCAACCCGACATCGTGCGCGCCACCGCGGTATCGCTACTGCCCCGCTATCTTTCCCGCCAGTCCGCGCAATTGCTGCAGATCATCGCGCAGGGGGACAACGCGCTGATGCACCTGGGTCTGGCGCAAGCGCTCGATCAGGTACCGCAACAGGTACGGCCGGCGCTGGCGATTCCGCTGTTGTACGAAGACGAGCGGGTGACCGCTTCGCTCGCCGCCAATGCGATCGCCGGTGCGCCAATGGACGCCTACCCGGAGGAAGTCGGCCGGCGTTTCCACACAGCACTCGCGGATTATGAAATCTCTGCGGCATTTAATGGTGACCGCCCGGAAAGCCTGGTAAATCTTGCCGGGTTGCGGGGGCGTGAAGGAGACCGCGTCGCTGCCGAGGCGTTGCTCGAGGAAGCTATACAGCTCGCCCCCTACTATGTGCCCGCGGTGATTAATCTCGCCGATCTGTACCGCAGTAGTGGTCGCGAAAAGGAAAGTGAAATCCTGTTACGCAATGCCCTGGAGGGCGCCGTCGACAAGGCCCCGCTACAGCATGCGCTGGGACTGTCTCTGGTACGCCAGCAGCGCTTGCCGGACGCACTGGGCTTTTTGCGGGAAGCCGCAGATAGCCAGAATGCGCCGCCGCGCTATGCGTATGTGTACGGTGTCGCCCTCCACTCCATGGGCGAACCGGACGCAGCCATTGCGTACCAAAAAGCCGCGTTGAAACGCTTTCCTGGCAACCCCGAAGTCCTGCAGCTATTGATTTCTCTCAACCGCGAGCAGGGAAATACGGAAGATGCCCAATACTACGAAAAGCAATTGCGTGGTGAACACTAG